A single Drechmeria coniospora strain ARSEF 6962 chromosome 03, whole genome shotgun sequence DNA region contains:
- a CDS encoding transcription factor Zn, C2H2, with protein sequence MAPASLPSTCLSPCLQMLFEMVLEKLLEEKLVSNLLHPKSSPSSCRRLPDHHPLTPSSPLLPIDLLAEYSNSSPPCHPLPRTHNLPCLSVGTHAERHRHRTTPRTPGDQTQTLAVVISSLPHHVRPSLAIVALTHWTANDDNIFSASIQIKSDTVVSATNGSLLAASRQQSSLTYPPPVPSPPRSGRPWPARPASRASASDRSADRPLGNQPVDGRVDLDPAFSREELPRAHPITESTLSATRPTANMSAVALQFDPTFSVGPRSAFSWSLHLDSSSTTSSVLGTDINSIMSGSEPSMTPPSETKSLSSSPSRATLTPELQEMKWHSDRARRDSKLSARYHHASSGSYTTSPPMAMGEVTNGLGLGVYTTGPASMPSLVTTDLHAQSYLPSYSPTLHSQSQGSQMFASPYQQPMPHSYGVSMDYSPTFAGSHGDYSTRPHSLPISPDTGMMYQLPTVAPPTNPAAHERSHVRVVHTRPKPRCWEHGCNGRQFSTFSNLLRHQREKSGQATKASCPNCGAEFTRTTARNGHLLHDKCKQRKKT encoded by the exons ATGGCCCCAGCTTCGCTTCCAAGCACATG TCTCTCGCCCTGTCTACAGATGTTGTTTGAAATGGTTCTCGAGAAATTGTTGGAAGAGAAACTCGTCTCGAACCTCCTTCACCCAAAATCATCCCCCTCAAGTTGCCGGCGACTGCCAGATCACCACCCACTCACGCCATCATCACCTCTTCTCCCCATCGACTTGCTCGCGGAATATTCCAACTCTTCCCCCCCCTGCCATCCTCTACCTCGTACGCATAACCTCCCGTGTTTGTCCGTCGGCACGCACGCAGAACGGCACCGCCATAGAACCACACCGCGGACGCCTGGTGACCAAACCCAaaccctcgccgtcgtcatctcaTCTCTCCCTCATCACGTAC GACCGTCGTTGGCTATCGTGGCCCTCACGCATTGGACGGCAAACGACGACAACATCTTCTCAGCTTCGATCCAAATCAAATCTGATACAGTTGTCTCCGCCACCAACGGATCCTTGCTTGCTGCCAGCCGTCAGCAGAGCTCGCTTACCTATCCACCCCCCGTTCCGTCTCCTCCCAGGTCCGGCCGTCCTTGGCCTGCCCGTCCTGCCTCCAGAGCCAGCGCCAGCGATCGATCTGCCGATAGGCCGTTGGGGAACCAGCCAGTCGACGGGCGCGTTGATCTGGACCCGGCCTTTTCGAGAGAGGAGTTGCCGAGAGCTCATCCCATCACCGAGTCGACCCTTTCGGCGACCAGACCGACGGCAAACATGAG tGCCGTCGCTTTGCAGTTCGACCCTACCTTTAGCGTGGGTCCCAGGTCGGCCTTTTCCTGGTCCC TCCATCTTGATTCCAGCTCGACCACCAGCAGCGTTCTCGGCACCGACATCAACTCCATCATGAGCGGATCCGAGCCCAgcatgacgccgccgagcgaaACCAAGTCTCtgtcgtcgagcccgtccCGCGCCACGCTGACGCCCGAGCTGCAAGAGATGAAATGGCACAGCGACCGGGCTCGGCGCGACTCGAAACTGTCGGCACGATATCACCACGCCAGCAGCGGCTCCTACACAACATCCCCGCCCATGGCCATGGGTGAGGTGACAAACGGCTTGGGCCTCGGAGTCTACACGACCGggccggcctcgatgccctcgTTGGTCACCACGGATTTGCACGCCCAGTCCTACCTGCCGTCCTACAGCCCGACCCTCCACTCGCAGTCCCAGGGTAGCCAGATGTTTGCCTCTCCCTACCAACAGCCGAT GCCGCACAGCTACGGCGTTTCGATGGACTACTCGCCCACCTTTGCGGGGTCCCACGGCGACTACAG CACTCGACCGCATTCGCTGCCCATTAGCCCGGACACGGGCATGATGTACCAGCTGCCCACCGTCGCTCCTCCGACGAACCCGGCGGCGCACGAGCGCAGCCATGTTCGGGTTGTGCACACCAGACCGAAGCCTCGATGCTGGGAGCATGGGTGCAACGGGCGGCAATTCTCCACCTTTAGCAACCTGCTGCGACACCAGCGCGAGAAGTCGGGGCAGGCGACCAAGGCATCCTGCCCCAACTGCGGTGCCGAGTtcacgaggacgacggcccgtAACGGCCATTTGCTGCACGACAAGTGCAAGCAGCGAAAGAAGACGTGA
- a CDS encoding anaphase-promoting complex subunit ApcB → MDSRPVFAVHFPVSADGETGFGNEEIPLMLSPGAERAILEDRGKREREAGNSFIHMAYSAKDPGSMPRRTAAMCGMNVRRARDGSGSRGQGSMPNTSVGERTPAAPLTLLLPRGDTIGGQNNEAAVKRESSSQHIAIARPPRPLLPSTPSPSNGSTRRDATVAASTMTATGIRARRNKVFRSVFQIDVSQPTPLLAPASHGEPFGGPTGGPSVASTARHDAHSAPPSLDDQVRWDRAWHAVTSRIQLPTSVTVEDSFGAPAPESQHLDDGFRDALSVLLHPDATVPRATRREDVLVWHTQQVRQHFVHHVLPLLAACAAEGEPAEVLLSSVRTLEAAHRQYLYGLELITRGIQPEADRAAAVATFRRDLDAVIGNSWADGLADALRTVIHRLLGVVLHTHGRKPASAGPGSLSPARADAGRVSAARRELLSMLESLQAVGLTGERFQVLLAEVMDRCMREFIRNTYAGVWAASDAAASGDEGSHGTPACMDHLRDWIEKDYGGVAAEAFARLGGSVSRDDVERWRDVAVGRLATLRIQELLDIVLHWPESRGGLDDLRSAVGTPQRRLQLTDTFSAALQKRLLHPGRSTLEILQTYMSMIRTFHALDASKVLLDRVVHALQLYLCQRDDAIRIVVTGLLAHPGGGGGGDGGGRTLVELAAILNDATQPQRSHGDDDELDWNDMTWEPDPVDAGVNYKRPKNEDVIGTLIGALGSQDIFIKEFQLIIAERLLSKQASFQQEIKVLGLLKKRFGEHALQNCDVMIKDIYDSRRVDATLRKSLRVDDEAPGAMPAHHTKILSRLFWPSLPREGFRVPRPVAEMQSRYEHGFGQLKTSRKLSWLDLLGSATIRLELADRSVELECKTYEASIIHAFQDDGSGTGTGTASSPRRRTFDELWEELRMDEDLLALGLTFWQSKRVLQSVGRRTYAVLESLEADGGLAAGAAGGVASRAEDDEASASPRKSKNVDARESERRTIYWQFIVGMLTNSSPAMPLGQIAMMMKMLIADGCPWSNEELQEFLGEKVADGELELAGGKYRLAKK, encoded by the exons ATGGACTCACGGCCAGTATTTGCTGTCCATTTTCCCGTCTCTGCGGACGGCGAGACGGGGTTCGGGAACGAGGAGATTCCGCTGATGCTTTCGCCTGGCGCTGAGCGAGCAATCCTCGAGGACAGGGGGAAGCGGGAGAGAGAGGCAGGCAACTCTTTCATTCATATGGCCTATTCCGCCAAAGACCCTGGGAGTATGCCTCGCCGGACAGCAGCCATGTGCGGTATGAACGTACGCAGAGCCAGGGACGGCAGTGGAAGTCGGGGACAAGGTTCAATGCCGAACACCTCCGTAGGGGAACGAA CTCCTGCTGCCCCGTTGACGTTGCTGCTCCCGAGAGGCGATACGATAGGCGGCCAAAACAACGAAGCAGCAGTGAAGCGAGAAAGCAGCTCGCAAcacatcgccatcgcccgccctcctcgccctttgcttccgtcgacgccatcaccatcgaacggttcgacgaggagggatGCCACGGTGGCAGCAAGtacgatgacggcgacggggatACGCGCCCGCAGGAACAAGGTCTTCCGTTCCGTCTTCCAGATTGACGTCTCGCAACCGACGCCTCTGCTGGCACCGGCGAGCCATGGCGAGCCCTTTGGCGGTCCAACGGGCGGTCCCTCGGTagcctcgacggcacgccATGATGCACATTCCGCCCCGCCGTCCCTCGACGACCAGGTGCGCTGGGATCGCGCCTGGCACGCCGTCACCTCCCGCATCCAGCTCCCGACCTCGGTGACCGTCGAGGACTCGTTCGGCGCCCCGGCGCCCGAATCGcagcatctcgacgacggcttccgcGACGCCTTGTCCGTCCTCCTGCATCCCGACGCCACCGTACCCCGAGCGACACGGAGGGAAGACGTCCTGGTCTGGCACACGCAGCAGGTGCGCCAGCACTTTGTCCACCACGTCCTGCCTTTGCTggccgcctgcgccgccgagggagagCCTGCCGAGGTTCTCCTGAGTAGCGTTCggacgctcgaggccgcccaCCGCCAGTATCTCTACGGGCTCGAGCTCATCACGCGAGGCATCCAGCCCGAGGCCGaccgggccgccgccgtcgccaccttcAGGCGCGACCTCGATGCCGTGATCGGAAACTCATGGGCCGACGGCCTGGCCGACGCCTTGCGGACCGTCATCCACCGTCTGCTCGGTGTCGTGCTGCACACGCACGGGCGAaagcccgcctcggccggccccGGCTCCCTCTCACCGGCAAGGGCGGATGCCGGCCGCGTTTCCGCAGCTCGCCGAGAGCTCCTGAGCATGCTCGAGTCTCTGCAGGCCGTTGGCCTGACGGGCGAGAGGTTTCAGGTTCTGCTTGCCGAGGTCATGGACCGGTGCATGCGGGAGTTCATCCGCAACACGTACGCAGGTGTCTGGGCCGCGTCGGATGCCGCGGCCTCTGGCGACGAAGGAAGTCACGGCACGCCGGCTTGCATGGACCACCTACGCGACTGGATCGAGAAGGACTACGGGGgcgtggcggccgaggcctttGCCCGCCTCGGCGGATCCGTCTCCcgggacgacgtcgagcgaTGGAGGgacgtggccgtcggcaggcTGGCGACGCTGCGGATCCAGGAACTCCTCGACATTGTCCTTCACTGGCCCGAGAGCCggggcggcctcgacgacctccgctcggccgtcggcacgCCGCAGCGCCGCCTTCAGCTGACCGACACCTTCTCGGCGGCGCTCCAGAAGCGGCTGCTGCACCCGGGCCGCTCGACGCTGGAGATTCTGCAGACGTACATGTCCATGATCCGGACGTTTCACGCCTTGGACGCGTCCAAGGTGCTGCTGGACCGCGTCGTGCACGCGCTCCAGCTGTACCTGTGCCAGAGGGACGATGCCatccgcatcgtcgtcaccggcctcctcgcccaccccggcggcggcggcggcggcgacggaggggGGCGGACGCTGGTCGAGCTGGCGGCGATACTCAACGACGCGACGCAGCCGCAGCGcagccacggcgacgacgacgagctcgattGGAACGACATGACGTGGGAGCCCGACCCCGTGGACGCGGGCGTCAACTACAAGCGGCCCAAGAACGAGGACGTCATCGGCACCCTCATCGGCGCGCTCGGTTCGCAGGACATCTTCATCAAGGAGTTCCAGCTCATCATCGCCGAGCGGCTGCTGTCGAAGCAGGCGAGCTTCCAGCAGGAGATCAAGGTTCTCGGCCTGCTCAAGAAGCGGTTCGGGGAGCACGCGCTGCAGAACTGCGACGTCATGATCAAGGACATTTACGACTCGAGACGCGTCGACGCCACCCTCCGCAAGAGCctgcgcgtcgacgacgaagcgccGGGCGCGATGCCGGCCCACCACACCAAGATCCTGTCCCGACTCTTCTGGCCCAGCCTGCCGCGGGAAGGCTTTCGGGTTCCTCGGCCGGTGGCGGAGATGCAGAGCCGGTACGAGCACGGATTCGGCCAGCTCAAGACGTCGCGGAAGCTCAGCTGGCTGGACCTCctcggctcggcgacgatccggctcgagctcgcggaCCGCTCGGTCGAGCTCGAGTGCAAGACGTACGAggcatccatcatccacgcCTTCCAGGACGACGGctcgggcacgggcacgggcacggcgtcgtcgccgcggcggcgcaCCTTTGACGAGCTGTGGGAGGAGCTCCGGATGGACGAGGACCTGCTGGCGCTCGGCCTGACCTTTTGGCAGTCGAAGCGCGTGCTGCAAAGCGTGGGACGGCGGACGTACGCCGTGCTCGAgagcctcgaggccgacggcgggctCGCCGCGGGCGCCGCGGGCGGCGTGGCCTCgcgcgccgaggacgacgaggcaagcGCATCGCCGCGGAAGTCGAAGAACGTGGACGCCCGGGAGAGCGAGCGGCGCACCATCTACTGGCAgttcatcgtcggcatgctGACCAACTCGAGCCCGGCGATGCCGCTCGGGCAGATTGCCATGATGATGAAGAtgctcatcgccgacggctgccCCTGGAGCAACGAGGAGCTGCAGGAGTTTCTCGGCGAGAAGGTGGCCGACGGGGAGCTGGAGCTCGCAGGCGGCAAGTACAGGCTGGCGAAGAAATga